Genomic window (Thioflexithrix psekupsensis):
TGCGTTATTGGTTGAATGCGCTGAAGTTTTCTATGCCGTCTCGGGTGAAGTTGAGGGAAATCAGAGAGATGTTGTGTCAGGCAAAAGCGGATAGGCAGCCTGTGGTGAAGTGGGAAGGGGTGGAGTTGCGTCGATGTCGTGGGCAGCTTTATGCGATGTTGCCGTTGCCGCCGCGTCCGCCGCGCTGGGAGGTGCAGTGGGATTTGCAGCAGCCGTTACGGTTGCCGTTGGGGGAGTTGCGTGCGGAATGTCGGCGCGGTGCGGGTTTGTTGTCGGATCAGGTGAGCTTGCCGCTGCGGGTGAGATTACGTGAAGGGGGGGAGCGGTGGTTATCGGAGGGGCATCATCGACGGTTAAAAAAGCAGTTACAGGCTTTATCTTTTCCGCCGTGGTGGCGTGCTTATTTACCTTTGTTGTATGCAGAAAATGAGTTGTTATGGGTAGCAGGCGTGGGCGTGGGCGATGTTCCACGCACGACAGGCACGGATCAGGGGTGGTTTATTTGGTGGTCGGTGTGATTTTTTTGGGGGCGATGCTTATACCAAAAAGATAGGGTTCGTAGAATCCCTATTTTGTCAGAATCAGAATTTACAGACACAAGAATTTTCAAAATTGACTCTTGCAAGTCGTTTATTTTCAATAGATTTTTTATTCTTTAATTCTGAAAATCCTAAAATTCTGTAAATTCTGATTCTGACAGAAAAATTTTATGAATGACTTAATTTTGGTATAGTGTGAATTCATGACGCGGCGCGTCTGGACGGCATTCCTACATGGCATGTAGGAACGAGGACGGTACGGATCGACAAAAATAATACCCTTCTCACCCCACCACTTCTGGCCACCGTTCTGCTGCATTTTTCTTGACTACGGGCTGTTTCCACAGCAAATACAACGCAGGCATCACGAATAAAGACAATAACGGCGCAGTCACCATTCCGCCGATCATCGGTGCGGCAATACGTTGCATTACTTCAGAACCCGTCCCCTCCGTTAAAAAAATCGGAATTAACCCGACAATTAAGGTTAAAACCGTCATCGCTTTAGGACGAACTCTCAACACTGCACCTTCCATAATTGCCGCTTTTAATTGCGCATGGGTATATAAACGATTTTCGGCTTGATATTGCTTTAAAGCATTATCCAAATAAACCAACATAATCACGCCAAATTCCGCCGCAACACCCGCTAATGCAATAAAACCCACCGCCACCGCCACCGACCAATTAAATCCCAATAAATAAATTAACCAAAATCCACCCACTAAAGCAAATGGCAATGTCACCATCACCAATATCGCTTCACCGATTCGATTAAAGGTTAAATAAAGCAGAATAAAAATAATCATTAAAGTCAATGGCAAGACTTGCTTTAACCATTCCTTAACCCGCAACATATATTCATATTGTCCAGACCACACCAAAGAATAACCCGCAGGTAATGACAAACTTTCCCGCACATGTTGCTGCGCCATTTCAATATAACGACCTAAATCAACTTCTGGAGAAACATCCACAAAAGTCCAACCATTTAAGCGCGCATTTTCACTGGTCAACATCGGCGCGCCTGACGTTATTTTAATCTCAGCAATTTGATCCAAAGGGACTTGCATTCCATTGGGCAATATCAACGGCAATCGCGCCAATCCATCAAAACTATCGCGCAATTCTCGCGGAAAACGAATAGAAACAGGATAACGCTCTCGTCCTTCCACCGTTTGCGTAATGGTCATGCCACCCACAGCAATGCTAATCATTTCATTGATTTCATTGATATTTAACCCAAAACGCGCCGCAGCCACCCGATCAGGAATAATCTCAATATAACGCCCATCAGCCACGCGCTCAGAATAAGCCGAACGTGTCCCCGGTAAGGCCATTAAAATGCGTTCTAATTCCTGTCCAATTTTCTGAATCACGTCTAAATCTGCACCCGATATTTTAACACCCAAAGGCGTTTTAATTCCCGTCGCTAACATATCAATTCGCGTTTTAATCGGCATCACCCAAGCATTCGTGACACCGGGAATATTAACCACGTGATCGAATTCTTCAATTAAACGTGCTAAGGTCATGCCTTCTCGCCATAATTCGGGCGGATGTAATTGAATCACCGTTTCTACCATATTTAATGGCGCAGGATCGGTGGCCGTATCTGCTGCTCCCATTTTTCCAAACACACTTTTAACTTCAGGAAAACTGGCAATTAAGCGATTCGTTTGTTGTAACAATTCCTGCGCTTTACCAATTCCAATACCGGGCAAAGTGGTTGGCATATACATCAAATCGCCTTCAAATAATTCAGGCATAAATTCAGAACCTAAACCCTGCTCAAATCGCGCTAATAACGGATAATCCGCAAACTGATTGCGCCAAAAATGCGTGGTTTCTTCCTGCCACAAATCAACTTGAGATAACCATTTTTCGCGCCAACTATGCTCTATAGGTTCATCCCAAATCATTTGGCTCATTTGAACTGGCCAACGCAAAGGTTCAAATAAACCATTTAAGCCTGAAATTGGAATAGCAATGGAAAAAAACATTAAAAAAGCAAGCAATAACGTCGTGCGCGGCAATATTAATACTAATTGCAAAAAAGGACGATAAATTGCAATTAATAAAAGATTTAATGGGTTACTGTCTTCTTTAGGAATGTGACCGCGAATAAAATAACCCATTAATACAGGAATTAACGTCACTGCTAAACCTGCGGCCGCAGCCATCGCATACGTTTTAGTAAAAGCCAATGGCGCAAATAATCGTCCCTCTTGTGCTTCTAAAGCAAAAACGGGAATAAAACTTAATGTGATAATTAATAGAGAGAAAAATAACGCAGGTCCCACTTCATTCGCAGCACGATGAATCACTTGCCAATGTTCCTCAGTGCTAATGGTGCGATGTGGATGCTATAATTGCCAGCGTTCCAGATGCTTATGCGCATTTTCCACCATCACAATCGCCGCATCCACCATCGCACCAATCGCAATGGCAATTCCCCCCAAAGACATTATGTTGGCATTAATACCCTGCGCATTCATAATAATAAATGCCGTCATAATTCCCAAAGGTAAACTGATAACGGCAATTAAAGCAGAACGCAAATGAAACAGGAAAATTAAACACACTAATGCCACAACAATTAGTTCTTCTATTAATTTCTGTTTTAAATTATCAACAGCCCGTAAAATTAACCCTGAACGATCATAAGTCGTGACAATGTCTACTCCATTGGGCAAGCTGTATTTTAACGCCTCTAACTTGTCTTGCACGCGGCGAATGGTGGCCAGCGCGTTTTCGCCATGACGCATGACAACGATGCCGCCTGTCACTTCGCCTTCGCCGTCTAAATCGGTGACAATGCGGCGCATTTCAGGGCCGAGTTGCACTACAGCCACATCGGATAAGCGGATCGGCGTGCCTGAAGAAGTCACGGTTAAAGCAATTTGTTCAATATCTTCAATATCTTGGAAATAGCCGCGTGAGCGAATCATGTATTCGGCTTCTGCCCATTCGATGACAGAGCCGCCGACTTCTTGATTGGCATTTTTCACGGCAGCAATCACTTGCGATAAAGGTAAATTATAAATACGTAATTTATCGGGATCGACTACGATTTGGTATTGCTTTACTGCGCCACCCGCGGTAGCGACTTCGGCTACACCGTGTACACTTTGTAACTCGAATTTTAAAAACCAATCTTGTAACGCCCGTAATTGTGATATATCGTGTTGTCCCGTGCGATCCACCAGCGCGTAACTGAAAATCCAACCCACCCCCGTCGCGTCCGGCCCCAAAGCCGGCTGTACGCCATCGGGTAAACTCGCAATCGCTTGATTTAAATACTCTAAAACCCGCGACCGCGCCCAGTAAATATCTGTCCCATCAGCAAAAATCACGTAAACGTAAGATTCACCAAAAAACGAATACCCCCGCACGGTTTGCGCCCCCGGCACCGCTAACATGGTTGTTGTAATCGGATAAGTGACTTGATCTTCCACCACTCGCGGCGATTGGCCGGGATAACTGGTTTTAATAATCACCTGCACATCGGATAAATCAGGAATGGCATCTAATGGCGCATTTTTTACCGCAATCCATCCCCAAGCCGCTAAAATAACCGTCGCAATTAACACTAAAAAACGATTTTTAATTGACCAATAAATAACATGTTTTAACATGATCAGATACCTCGATTAATGATTGTGAGCGGTGTCAGATTGCGCTTGTTGAAAACGCAAAAAACTGGCTTGTAAATTAGCTTCAGAATCAATTAAAAATTGACCTGAAATCACCACCACATTATTTTCTGTTAAACCAGAAGTGATCTCGATCTGATCTTTTTCCCAAATTCCTGTTGTTACATCAACAGCTTGAAATCGTCCATCACCCAATGCGGTGATCACGGCTTCTCGTTGTCCTGTGACAATCAGGGCTTGTTTAGGAATGGTTAATACATTGGTTTTAGGTTCGCCATAAATGGTAATTTTAGCGAACATATTGGGTTTTAATTCCCGTTTTGGATTAGGAAAATGTAGGCGTGCTTTTAAAGTTCTAGTCACAGGGTCTAATTCAGGATATAAATAATCCACTGTTCCCTGCCAACTTTGGTGCGGACGAGCCGTTACATTCATTTCTGCTTTTAAGCCTACTTTAACCCAGTCTAATTGCTGTTCAAAAACATCAACAATAACCCACACCTGTGATAAATCGGCAATGGTATATAATTCCGTTTCAGGCTTAACAAACATACCTTCACGCACGCCAATCGCAGTCACAACGCCATCTTGGGGGACTAAAATGGGATAATTGGCTTGAGATTGTTGGTTTTTTTCCAGATTTTTTATAAATGATTCGGGAATACCAAATAAACGCAAGCGATTGGCCGCGCCCTCGCGCACCCGCGACGGTTGAATTCCAGAGACTTGGGTGCGTAATGACACCAAAAAATCTTCTTGTGCAGCCAATACGGCGGGCGAATAGAGTTGTAGAAGAGTGTCGCCTCGTTTTACGGGATCGCCCAGCGCACGGACATGTAAACGTTCTACCCAGCCTTCGGCACGAGCGTGAACATGGCTTAAACGATCTTCGTCGTAAGTCACTGTGCCGACAGTTTGAATGGTTTTGGCGAGGGTGTTGCGTTTTACGTGTGCGGTTCTTACGCCAATATTTTGTTTTACATTTGGCTCAATAGTGACTACGGGTAATGGGGGAATTTCCTGAGTAGCAGGAGAAGAACTGGGCGAAGATACGGCAGAATCGGATACAGTGCTTGATTGTGTACTGGAACTGGTTTTTTGTTTTACCAATGCCATGCCACAAATGGGACAATTCCCCGGTTTGTCGCTGATGATTTGTGGGTGCATCGGGCAAATGTAAGTCGGGTCTAAATGTTTAACGGCGTGTTCTAATGCGGTTTCTGTGGCTGTGTTATCGGGGGATTTTGGGGCTTCGCAGCCGCTGAAAAGCAGCAAAAATAAACCCGAACACAGCACGAACCCTGACAGATGACGTGTCATGATAATGTCCTCTTTATGATAAATAAATCAAGTGGTTATATACCAAAATTAAGTCATTCATAAAATTTTTCTGTCAGAATCAGAATTTACAGAATTTTAGGATTTTCAGAATTAAAGAATAAAAAATCTGTTTAAAATAAACGACTTGCAAGAATAAATTTTGAAAATTTTTTAATTCTGTAAATTCTGATTCTGACAAAATAAAGGTTTTATAAATCACATCATCTTGCTATAGTGATTTTTTACACGAGAACAAGAATGGGCGGCCGATGTTCGGGGCTGATGATGTGAGAACGAAAGCGGTGGGTTAAACCCTTGATAAAAGTATCACTTGCCAGTGGCGGCAATAGGAATAGATGCGAAAACGAGACCGCATGGCGGGTGAGATGACAAAGACTACATGTGTCACAATTTTGTGTTCTAGGTGCGTCAGGAGTGGAATCGACGGATGTTTCAGTATTACATGAAGGCAGAAAAGCCACTACGGTCGTGTCGATTTTTGTGCCTTGTCCCAAGCCTAACACAGGCATTCGCGCAGCCACCATCCCTTGCAGCAACAACAGCAGCAGCAAGAAATACATCAACAGGCGAGAACGGCGATGTCCACTGATCATGAGAGAAGCATTCCTTTTCGATTCATCCTTATGATTATCGCCGATCTTCGCCCAATTGTCTTTACCTTTGTTTCTTTAACTGAACAAAAAATGAAAAACTGCTATACCAAAAAGATATGATTCATAGAATCCTTATTTTGTCAGAATCAGAATTTACAGAATTTTAGGATTTACAGAATTAAAGAATAAAAAATCTGTTTAAAATAAACGACTTGAAAGAATAAATTTTGAAAATTCTTGTGTCTGTAAATTCTGATTCTGACCAAAAGATGTTTTTATGAATCAGATTTTATTGGTCTAAATAAACCACAAAAATTTAGCAATTTTTCTAAAAACTCACGAAATAGGTAACGTAAATTAAGAGAAAAAAAGAGGAATATTTCTTTAAAAAAGAAGAATATCCACGCATTTGGGAAGAGAAATTAAATACACTCTATGCCTTAATTAAGGAGTGGTTATTTGATCTTTCTCCTGATGTGAAAGTGCTTTGGTTTAAAGAAGAATATGCACTCATGCCTGAACTTTATCCCGACATTAATTATGATTATTACAACCCAAAAGTTATTTTCATTCGATTTTTTAATAACGAAGTAATTTCATTACATCCTGCCAGCATCGATATTGTAAATGGATTTGGTAGAGTTGATATTAAGTCAGATTCTGATACGTGGTTTTTGGTGGCCAAGGAAAAGGACACTGACGAGTGGTTATTGGTAAATTCCTATACCAATTTTTTCAGAGTCGTATAATAATACTTTTTAAATAGGAGAGAATAATGAACAAGAGATATGAAGATTTAGAAGAGTTAATGTCAACAGGTGAAGCGAGAGAAGTGAAGCGAGCGATGGCAGTAAGAATGTCTTTGCTTGGTTTTGTGCGTGCGGAAGCGGCTTTAGCGTGTTGTGTCAGTGTGCAATTTGTGGATAAATGGAAAGCCATTTATTTAGCGTCAGGGGTGGAAGGATTAAAGTTAGCGTATAAAGGCTCGCCAGGGTATTTAAAGCCGCGTGAACGAGAAGATGTGATTAATTGGATACAAGAAAAGAAGACAATAACAATAGAGGAACTAAAGAGATACTTAAAAGAGGAGTATGATGTTTTCTATTCTTCAAATACTTCTTATACTAAATTATTAGAAGAAGCGAATTTAAGTTATAAGAAGACACACAAAGAGAATTCGGCAAAAGATGAGGTAAAAGTAGAAGCTAAAAAAAAAGAGATTAAGGATTTAATAGATAAGGAGCGTGAACAGATAGAAAGTGGAGAGGTAATGTACTGGATGCAAGACGAAAGCCATCAGTTGTGGGGAGATATTTGTGGTTATGTTTGGTCGAAAAAAGGAGAAAGAACGTCAATAAAGATGAGTAATTATCGCACTTCTCAAACGTGGTATGGAGCGGTGAATATTTATACGGGAGAATTTATTTTAGATAGGGCAAAGAAAGCTGATACAAAATATACGATAGACTTTATTAACTGGCTCATTTACAGATATAAAGAAGCCCGTCATGTGATTATTTGGGATGGTGCAAGTTATCATCGTTCTGAAGGTTTAAGAACTTATTTAGAGAAATTAAATGGGGGACTTCCAGAATCAGAATGGAAAGTTCGTTTATTAAGATTTGCGCCCAATGCCCCAGAGCAAAATCCAGTCGAGGATATTTGGCTTCAAGGTAAGAATTGGGTCAGAAAGAATTTTCATCGTCTATCAAGCTTTAAAGAAGTCACTAGTATGTTTGAGACCTTTTTGTCAGGTAAAGTGTTTAAGTTTAATAAAATTAAACAGTATCTTATACCTAATATCTAGCTAGATATTAGAACTTAATTTGTTTTTATATCTCACATAATTTTGGTATATACAGGACAAGAATTTAATTTGACTAAGGAAATTTTTAGAGAAAAAATTATTTTTGAATTTGTGAGTGGATTTTAAAGTCATGGCATTTTCTTATTGTTTTTATCCATTATGAACATTCAATCAACAAGTTGTTACACTTTTAATATTGTACTTGCTGGGCTATTGAATTGTATGTTGACAGAGTAATTGGTCTGGCGTAAAATACATACGACATGATTTGTATTTTTTTATAATCGTATTAATCACAAAACGCTTGGGAGTATTTATGGGTAATGATGAAGAATTAAGAGCTAAAATTGATCAAGCTCGCAAACACTGTAGAGTACATTTAAATCCTCATGAAAATATTCAAGATTTATATCCAGTTGAACAACAAGTGGATAAATACCTCAGTTTTTTTAGAAAACACATAGAGGCTATGGGAGGAAAATTTGAAGTAACTGTTACCTTTCCTGAACTGGGGGAAACTGCTGACTTTACTTTCTCAACCTATAAACCCGAAACAAAACCTAGTAAACCTAAAAAAAAGCGTAAGCATGGGGAAAATGCTGAAGATTCGTCGTCTGTAGAAAGTAGCGAGAGTTCATAATTGGAAAACTCTAGCAGTTAGTGCTAGACTTTTTTCTGTTGATTAGTTGTATTAGGAGTTTAGATGTAGATGTAATTGTAGGAGCTTGGATGTAGATGTAATTGTAGGAGCTTGGATGTAGATGTAATTGTAGTGTTCATGTTCTGTAAAAGTGAAAATAAAGCCCGTCCCCTCGAATGGGGTGGACTGAATGGGATATATTCTTTTCACCTTTATTAAGGAAAAAACATGAAGAATACAACTATTACTTTTAGAAATGATTTACGCAGCGACTTTTATGAAGATAAAAAATTAGTCAAGGAAGAAATTGAAAAACGGTTAACTTCACCTCGTTGGTTTCGTGTAGTTGAAAGACGTGATCCAGAAAAAATGCGATTAGATCTTATCGGTAATGACTGGAAATCAGTCAAACAATTTATAAAGTCTATCAAAATAGATAATCTTGAAGATATTTTGGAAGACGAACATGAAAGATTTAAAGGGCAACTTCTTTTTCAATTCAATTGTTTCCATAATGGTACTAATATTTATATCAAATTAAAGTTTCTAAAAAATCGTAAAATTAAAATAATATCTTTCCACCCTTAAAAATAAATCTAACAAAAACTTCTAATTAATCACCTGCCAGCCGGGCGAGCAGTAAAAAAGCCCGGCACCGTCTCTTAGCTATATCAGTGAATCTGATGTAACAATGCTAGTAATTCATGAACTATTAACCAAGCTAAACATTGTCCAAATGGTTGATATGGGTTTAAAAAATAAGGAGTTTTTATGGCCGTAAAACTAACTGCATCAGGACGAGTCGTTAATATTAATCCCCCTACTCGTTTAAGCAAAAAACAACGTGATAGTATTTCGTTAATTCCTGTTGATGAGGCGCGCATTCGTGCAATTGAAGAAACTTTTAAAAACGTGAAAGTTTCAAAAATGGCTCTTGATGTTGTAAAGAAGAAAAATGGAGGGTAATTATTGAATACCACTTACGAATTAATTGAACTTTCAAGCGAAGTTTACGTTACGAGCGAAATGAGGAAGTTCAATTGTGAAAACGCTTTGGAGGAGAAATTGATAAAAAAATTTCTGAAAGACTCAAATAAAGGAGTTACCAAGATTTATTTGCTTAAAAGTCCTGAATTATATGTTGGATTTGTTGCGCTGTCTGTTTCTCGGCTTAATAACGACCCTGTTGTTCTTATCGACTATTTGTATATTCAAACTATCTTCAGAAAAAAAACAATTAATGAGTTGGGTGATATAAAACCCTCTGAATATCTTGTCAAATTTGCAATTAGTTGTGCTTTAGAAGTTAAAAAAATTGTTGCTGTGCGTTTTGTACTTTTGCAAGCTGCACATGATAAATTAATTGATTTTTACGAAAAATCCGGTTTTAAAAAATTAGAAGGCACAAAAGACGCTTGGATGATCTTCCGCCTCTCCAAAGACCAATAACCCCACCCCTCCCAAACTCCCCCAAAAAAAATCCCCCACCCCCAAAACTTTATCCCATCATTAACAAATTAAATGAATCACAAAAACTGTCCTTAATCCTGTTAAATAACAATAATAACAAGCACTTAAAAATACCGCTGCTTTATCACGATAGAATCCATAAGCCGAATTTATCGCAACACCCTTTTTCTCCGCCGTAAAAACCGTACAATAGCCCCGTTGTTACCGACAACAAACCACGATTTCCCCGCGCAAAACACGCCAAAGAAATCACCCCACCAAAAAACGCTTGAACCTATTTTTTTCATCATAACAAGCGTGCAAAATACAAAGGAGAGTCCCCCAATGGCTGAGTCTTATTCAGACCTCGATCCCCAAGAAACCCAAGAATGGCTGGATGCCCTCGATGCCGTACTGGCACAAGAAGGCACAGAACGCGCCCATTATCTGTTAGAACAACTGGTTGATAAAGCGCGTCGTTCGGGAGCTTACCTGCCTTACAAAGCCAATACCGCTTACGTCAACACCATCCCGCGCCATCAAGAAGAACATACCCCTGGCGATCCTGAACTCGAATGGAAAATTCGCTCATTAGTCCGTTGGAACGCGCTGGCGATGGTCGTGCGCGCCAATCGCAAAAGCAGCGAATTAGGCGGCCATATCGCTACGTTTGCCTCAGCCGCAACGCTTTATGATGTTGGATTTAATCACTTTTTCCACGCGCCCACCGCCGAACACGGCGGCGATCTGGTTTATATTCAAGGTCATGCCGCACCCGGTGTTTATGCGCGGGCGTATTTAGAAGGGCGTTTGACCGAACAACAATTAGATCATTTTCGTCAAGAAATCGCCCACGAAGACGGCTTATCTTCTTATCCGCATCCGTGGTTAATGCCTGATTTTTGGCAATTTCCCACCGTGTCTATGGGATTGGGTCCGTTGATGGCAATTTATCAAGCGCGTTTCATGAAATACTTAAATGATCGCGGCATCATCAACGCCACCCACCGCAAAGTCTGGGCTTTTATGGGCGATGGCGAAATGGATGAACCCGAATCCCTCGGCGCGATTGCCTTAGCCGCACGAGAAAAATTAGACAATCTCATTTTCGTAGTCAACTGCAACTTGCAACGCTTAGACGGCCCCGTGCGCGGCAACAGCAGTATTATTCAAGAATTAGAAGCCGATTTTC
Coding sequences:
- a CDS encoding efflux RND transporter periplasmic adaptor subunit encodes the protein MTRHLSGFVLCSGLFLLLFSGCEAPKSPDNTATETALEHAVKHLDPTYICPMHPQIISDKPGNCPICGMALVKQKTSSSTQSSTVSDSAVSSPSSSPATQEIPPLPVVTIEPNVKQNIGVRTAHVKRNTLAKTIQTVGTVTYDEDRLSHVHARAEGWVERLHVRALGDPVKRGDTLLQLYSPAVLAAQEDFLVSLRTQVSGIQPSRVREGAANRLRLFGIPESFIKNLEKNQQSQANYPILVPQDGVVTAIGVREGMFVKPETELYTIADLSQVWVIVDVFEQQLDWVKVGLKAEMNVTARPHQSWQGTVDYLYPELDPVTRTLKARLHFPNPKRELKPNMFAKITIYGEPKTNVLTIPKQALIVTGQREAVITALGDGRFQAVDVTTGIWEKDQIEITSGLTENNVVVISGQFLIDSEANLQASFLRFQQAQSDTAHNH
- a CDS encoding IS630 family transposase — its product is MNKRYEDLEELMSTGEAREVKRAMAVRMSLLGFVRAEAALACCVSVQFVDKWKAIYLASGVEGLKLAYKGSPGYLKPREREDVINWIQEKKTITIEELKRYLKEEYDVFYSSNTSYTKLLEEANLSYKKTHKENSAKDEVKVEAKKKEIKDLIDKEREQIESGEVMYWMQDESHQLWGDICGYVWSKKGERTSIKMSNYRTSQTWYGAVNIYTGEFILDRAKKADTKYTIDFINWLIYRYKEARHVIIWDGASYHRSEGLRTYLEKLNGGLPESEWKVRLLRFAPNAPEQNPVEDIWLQGKNWVRKNFHRLSSFKEVTSMFETFLSGKVFKFNKIKQYLIPNI
- a CDS encoding efflux RND transporter permease subunit, giving the protein MFFSIAIPISGLNGLFEPLRWPVQMSQMIWDEPIEHSWREKWLSQVDLWQEETTHFWRNQFADYPLLARFEQGLGSEFMPELFEGDLMYMPTTLPGIGIGKAQELLQQTNRLIASFPEVKSVFGKMGAADTATDPAPLNMVETVIQLHPPELWREGMTLARLIEEFDHVVNIPGVTNAWVMPIKTRIDMLATGIKTPLGVKISGADLDVIQKIGQELERILMALPGTRSAYSERVADGRYIEIIPDRVAAARFGLNINEINEMISIAVGGMTITQTVEGRERYPVSIRFPRELRDSFDGLARLPLILPNGMQVPLDQIAEIKITSGAPMLTSENARLNGWTFVDVSPEVDLGRYIEMAQQHVRESLSLPAGYSLVWSGQYEYMLRVKEWLKQVLPLTLMIIFILLYLTFNRIGEAILVMVTLPFALVGGFWLIYLLGFNWSVAVAVGFIALAGVAAEFGVIMLVYLDNALKQYQAENRLYTHAQLKAAIMEGAVLRVRPKAMTVLTLIVGLIPIFLTEGTGSEVMQRIAAPMIGGMVTAPLLSLFVMPALYLLWKQPVVKKNAAERWPEVVG